One genomic region from Pseudomonas hormoni encodes:
- the ssuD gene encoding FMNH2-dependent alkanesulfonate monooxygenase, with amino-acid sequence MSLNIFWFLPTHGDGHYLGTAEGARAVDHGYLQQVAQAADRLGFGGVLIPTGRSCEDSWLVAASLIPVTQRLKFLVALRPGIISPTVAARQAATLDRLSGGRALFNLVTGGDPEELAGDGLFLTHEERYQASVEFTRIWRRVLEGETVDYDGQHISVKGAKLLYPPIQQPRPPLYFGGSSEAAQDLAAEQVEMVLTWGEPPAAVAEKIEQVRAKAAKLGRTVRFGIRLHVIVRETNAEAWQAADRLISHLDDETIARAQASLARFDSVGQQRMAALHGGSRDNLEVSPNLWAGVGLVRGGAGTALVGDGPTVAARVKEYADLGIDTFIFSGYPHLEESYRVAELLFPHLDIERPELPKGTNYVSPFGEMVANDILPKAASQS; translated from the coding sequence ATGAGCCTCAATATCTTCTGGTTCCTGCCTACCCACGGCGACGGCCATTACCTTGGCACCGCCGAAGGCGCTCGCGCCGTCGACCACGGTTATCTGCAACAAGTCGCGCAAGCAGCGGATCGCCTGGGCTTCGGCGGGGTGCTGATTCCCACCGGCCGCTCGTGCGAAGACTCGTGGCTGGTGGCGGCGTCGCTGATCCCGGTGACCCAGCGTCTGAAATTCCTTGTCGCCCTGCGCCCCGGGATCATTTCCCCGACGGTCGCTGCGCGTCAGGCGGCGACGCTGGATCGTCTGTCCGGCGGTCGTGCGCTGTTCAACCTGGTGACCGGCGGCGACCCGGAAGAATTGGCCGGCGACGGTTTGTTCCTGACCCACGAAGAACGCTATCAAGCCTCGGTGGAATTCACCCGCATCTGGCGCCGCGTGCTGGAAGGCGAAACCGTTGATTACGACGGTCAGCACATCAGCGTGAAGGGCGCCAAGTTGCTCTATCCGCCGATCCAGCAACCGCGTCCGCCGCTGTACTTCGGCGGCTCTTCGGAAGCGGCGCAAGACCTCGCGGCAGAGCAAGTGGAAATGGTCCTGACCTGGGGCGAGCCACCGGCCGCCGTCGCTGAAAAAATCGAACAGGTTCGAGCCAAAGCCGCGAAGCTCGGCCGCACCGTTCGCTTCGGCATTCGCCTGCATGTGATCGTTCGTGAAACCAACGCTGAAGCGTGGCAAGCGGCAGATCGACTGATCTCGCACCTGGACGACGAGACCATCGCCCGTGCCCAGGCTTCCCTGGCGCGTTTCGATTCCGTCGGTCAGCAACGCATGGCGGCATTGCATGGCGGTAGCCGCGACAATCTGGAAGTCAGCCCCAACCTGTGGGCCGGTGTTGGCCTGGTGCGTGGCGGTGCCGGCACCGCACTGGTCGGCGACGGTCCGACCGTGGCCGCCCGCGTGAAGGAATACGCGGACCTGGGCATCGACACCTTCATCTTCTCCGGTTATCCGCACCTCGAAGAGTCGTACCGCGTCGCGGAATTGCTGTTCCCGCACCTCGACATCGAGCGGCCGGAACTGCCCAAGGGTACGAATTACGTCAGCCCGTTCGGCGAGATGGTCGCCAACGACATCCTTCCCAAAGCCGCGTCCCAGAGCTGA
- a CDS encoding sulfonate ABC transporter substrate-binding protein gives MRTVILRRGLVALFVAAVSFGAITQAQAETLRIGYQKYGTLVLLKAKGTLEKRLAAQGVDVQWTEFPGGPQLLEGLNVGSIDFGVTGETPPVFAQAAGADLLYVAYEPPAPHSEAILVPKDSPIKSVKDLKGKKVVLNKGSNVHYLLVRALEDAGLKYTDIQTVFLPPADARAAFERGSVDAWVIWDPYQAAAEQQLQAHTLRDGQGIVDNHQFYLATKPYAQKNPEVIKTLVEEVRAVGEWSKANPEDVTKQVSPLLGLPADITLTSVKRQGFGALFLTPEVVAAQQKIADSFYQLKLIPKQLSIKDVIWTPPAAVAKAQ, from the coding sequence ATGCGCACTGTCATTTTGCGTCGTGGTCTGGTCGCTCTGTTTGTTGCGGCTGTGTCCTTCGGCGCCATTACTCAAGCTCAGGCCGAGACCCTTCGGATCGGTTATCAAAAGTACGGCACGCTGGTGCTGCTCAAAGCCAAAGGCACGCTGGAAAAACGCCTCGCCGCCCAAGGCGTGGACGTGCAATGGACTGAATTCCCCGGCGGCCCACAGCTGCTTGAAGGTTTGAACGTCGGCTCCATCGACTTCGGTGTCACCGGCGAAACGCCTCCGGTATTTGCTCAAGCGGCGGGTGCCGATCTGCTCTACGTCGCCTACGAACCGCCAGCGCCCCACAGCGAAGCGATCCTGGTGCCGAAGGACTCGCCGATCAAATCGGTGAAGGACCTCAAGGGCAAGAAAGTCGTGCTCAACAAAGGCTCCAACGTTCACTACCTGCTGGTCCGCGCGCTTGAAGACGCCGGCCTCAAATACACCGACATCCAGACCGTTTTCCTGCCGCCGGCCGATGCCCGCGCCGCGTTCGAACGTGGCAGTGTCGATGCCTGGGTGATCTGGGATCCGTACCAGGCGGCCGCCGAACAGCAGCTGCAAGCGCACACCCTGCGCGATGGCCAAGGCATCGTCGACAACCACCAGTTCTACCTGGCGACCAAACCTTACGCACAGAAAAATCCTGAGGTGATCAAGACCCTCGTGGAAGAAGTGCGCGCCGTCGGTGAGTGGTCCAAGGCCAACCCGGAAGACGTGACCAAACAGGTTTCGCCACTGCTCGGCCTGCCGGCGGACATCACCCTGACCTCGGTGAAACGCCAGGGCTTCGGCGCACTGTTCCTGACCCCTGAAGTGGTCGCTGCCCAGCAGAAAATTGCCGACAGCTTCTACCAGCTCAAGCTGATTCCGAAACAGCTGAGCATCAAAGACGTGATCTGGACGCCACCGGCAGCCGTTGCCAAAGCGCAGTAA
- the ssuE gene encoding NADPH-dependent FMN reductase translates to MLVVSLGGSPSQRSRSGVLLERSQRWLQEQGVEVVSYQVRDFPAEDLLHARFDSPKVIDLLQQIENADGLLIATPVYKASFSGALKTVLDLLPERALAHKVVLPMATGGSIAHMLAVDYALKPVLSALKAQEMLHGIFAVDSQIAYGEGSAQAQLAPELEERLNESLELFFSAMARRPKPLDPNLLNERLLSARWSI, encoded by the coding sequence ATGCTGGTCGTCTCACTCGGTGGCAGTCCCAGCCAACGCTCCCGTTCCGGGGTGCTGCTGGAGCGCTCCCAACGCTGGTTGCAGGAGCAAGGAGTGGAAGTGGTGAGTTACCAGGTGCGGGACTTCCCGGCCGAAGACTTGCTGCACGCACGTTTCGACAGCCCGAAGGTGATCGACCTGCTGCAACAGATTGAAAATGCCGATGGCCTGCTGATCGCCACACCGGTTTACAAGGCGTCGTTCTCCGGCGCACTGAAAACCGTGCTGGACCTGTTGCCCGAACGCGCCCTGGCCCACAAAGTGGTTTTGCCGATGGCCACCGGCGGCAGCATCGCCCACATGCTCGCGGTGGATTACGCGCTCAAGCCGGTGCTGTCGGCGTTGAAAGCCCAGGAAATGCTCCACGGGATTTTCGCTGTGGACAGCCAGATCGCTTACGGCGAAGGCAGCGCTCAAGCGCAACTGGCGCCAGAACTTGAAGAACGACTGAACGAATCCCTGGAGCTGTTTTTCAGCGCCATGGCCCGACGGCCGAAGCCGCTCGATCCGAACCTGTTGAATGAACGTCTGTTGAGTGCTCGCTGGAGCATTTAA
- a CDS encoding peroxiredoxin yields the protein MSIRLGDIAPDFEQDSSAGTIHFHEWLGDSWGVLFSHPADFTPVCTTELGFTAKLKDEFTKRGVKAIALSVDPVDSHHKWIEDINETQNTVVNFPILADADRKVSDLYDLIHPNANDTLTVRSLFVIDPNKKVQLTITYPASTGRNFHEILRVIDSLQLTDNYKVATPANWQDGEEVVIVPSLQDPDEIKKRFPKGYRAVKPYLRLTPQPNK from the coding sequence ATGAGCATCAGACTCGGCGACATCGCCCCCGATTTCGAGCAGGATTCCAGCGCCGGCACCATCCATTTCCATGAATGGCTGGGTGATAGTTGGGGCGTGCTGTTCTCCCACCCGGCGGACTTCACACCGGTGTGCACCACCGAGCTGGGCTTCACCGCCAAGCTCAAGGACGAATTCACCAAGCGCGGAGTCAAGGCCATCGCGCTGTCCGTGGACCCGGTGGACTCGCACCACAAGTGGATCGAGGACATCAACGAAACCCAGAACACCGTCGTCAACTTCCCGATCCTGGCTGACGCTGACCGCAAGGTCTCGGACCTGTACGACCTGATCCACCCCAACGCCAACGACACCCTGACCGTGCGCTCGCTGTTCGTGATCGACCCGAACAAAAAGGTTCAGCTGACCATTACTTACCCGGCGAGCACCGGCCGTAACTTCCATGAAATCCTGCGGGTGATCGACTCGCTGCAACTTACCGACAATTACAAGGTGGCCACCCCGGCCAACTGGCAGGACGGTGAAGAAGTGGTGATCGTGCCTTCGCTGCAGGACCCAGACGAAATCAAGAAACGCTTTCCCAAGGGTTATCGCGCGGTGAAGCCGTATCTGCGTTTGACGCCGCAGCCCAATAAGTAA
- a CDS encoding OprD family porin — MNKSTLALAVAVGVLAQQASAAGFIEDSKATLGLRNFYINTDNRDHDANTAANKRNGVQSKNEEWGQGFDLRFTSGYTQGTVGFGIDAIGLLGVRLDSGGGTNGATATSYGGTVFPSKSNGEAVDNFSSLGLTAKAKISQTELKLGTLQPKLPVIVTNDGRLLPQTFQGGQITSNDIKDLTLVGGQIEHAKGRNSSNNEELSIAGANAHTAAGRDSNKFIYGGGDYKITKDLTAQYYYGNLEDFYKQHFLGLVHNWAIGPGVLKSDFRYFNSSDDGANGHDSSYYTTGNDTGFSNGRGKVDNNLYSGLFLYTVAGHTFGGGYQASNGNSDFPWLNQGDGSSAYITTDMQIAKFARAGERTWQARYSYDFAKVGVPGLTAGVVYLRGDNIDTVGLNGRENGSDSSEWERDLTVGYVVPEGPLKNLGLMWKNASWRNDVPGQRDQDENRLILSYSIPLL; from the coding sequence ATGAACAAGTCCACCTTGGCCCTGGCTGTGGCCGTAGGGGTTTTGGCGCAGCAGGCAAGCGCCGCCGGTTTCATCGAAGACAGCAAGGCTACATTGGGGCTGCGTAACTTCTACATCAACACGGATAACCGTGACCACGATGCCAACACCGCTGCCAACAAGCGCAATGGCGTTCAGAGCAAAAACGAAGAATGGGGCCAAGGCTTCGATCTGCGCTTCACTTCCGGTTACACCCAAGGCACCGTCGGCTTCGGTATCGACGCTATCGGCCTGCTGGGCGTGCGTCTGGATTCCGGCGGCGGTACTAACGGCGCAACTGCAACTTCGTACGGCGGCACTGTTTTCCCAAGCAAATCCAACGGCGAAGCGGTTGATAACTTCTCCAGCCTGGGTCTGACTGCCAAAGCCAAGATCTCCCAGACCGAACTGAAGCTGGGCACCCTGCAGCCAAAACTGCCGGTTATCGTGACCAACGACGGTCGTTTGCTGCCGCAAACCTTCCAGGGTGGCCAGATCACTTCGAACGACATCAAGGACCTGACACTGGTTGGTGGTCAGATCGAGCACGCCAAGGGCCGTAACTCCAGCAACAACGAAGAGTTGTCGATTGCGGGTGCCAACGCTCACACCGCAGCCGGTCGTGACAGCAACAAGTTCATCTATGGTGGCGGTGACTACAAAATCACCAAAGACCTGACTGCCCAGTACTACTACGGCAACCTGGAAGATTTCTACAAGCAGCACTTCCTGGGTCTGGTGCACAACTGGGCAATCGGTCCGGGCGTGTTGAAGTCTGACTTCCGTTATTTCAACAGCTCCGATGACGGTGCCAACGGTCACGATTCGTCTTACTACACCACTGGTAATGACACTGGTTTCAGCAACGGTAGAGGCAAGGTCGACAACAACCTGTACAGCGGCCTGTTCCTGTACACCGTTGCCGGTCACACCTTCGGCGGCGGCTATCAGGCCAGCAACGGTAACAGCGATTTCCCTTGGTTGAACCAGGGCGACGGCTCGTCGGCTTACATCACTACCGACATGCAGATTGCCAAGTTCGCCCGTGCCGGTGAACGTACATGGCAAGCTCGCTACTCGTATGACTTCGCCAAAGTCGGCGTACCGGGCCTGACCGCCGGTGTGGTTTATCTGCGTGGCGACAACATCGACACGGTGGGTCTCAACGGTCGCGAGAACGGTTCCGACAGTTCCGAGTGGGAACGCGACCTGACCGTGGGTTACGTCGTACCGGAAGGCCCGCTGAAGAACCTGGGCCTGATGTGGAAAAACGCTTCGTGGCGCAACGACGTTCCAGGTCAACGCGACCAGGACGAAAACCGCCTGATCCTCAGCTACTCGATCCCGCTGTTGTAA